One segment of Leptospira fletcheri DNA contains the following:
- a CDS encoding LA_2490 family SGNH/GDSL-type esterase gives MNFAKKAGWALFLVGIAFLGTEIGLRFLKAPSLQYYRDLKILHKYHPEYYVDLEPNQSVFVRHFAGKWEGRISTNSLGLRGTKEPIPRKPKLLCLGDSLVMGFGVTNEDTFCSLLDGIRLKGIEYQTLNLGVDAYGSSGSYLRLKEIVSRLDSVSEVLFFISPNDFDMPEALAAKGILPDDQTDAIREADQNYRRNFRIQFELTKHSYTLQALKLAWEQLNVTAAVTKASIAKEIRSAGFSSSSSEDETMGSYLKNSFYRPPPRQNCSSEYAKVPAAMLSPVCPEPVPADIRCEDHPPSGSELQPLPELTRRSYDGMIRLAKEKGFRLVPVIVPIQVEEIFCHTNGKYHKLENYALRASAYFEGKGVPVLRLKNDTKRMCRIEPGGHRIGILDYYIPEDGHFTKIGNKWLADSLAKHLEEPPFAL, from the coding sequence ATGAATTTTGCGAAAAAGGCGGGATGGGCCCTCTTTTTAGTGGGAATTGCCTTCCTCGGGACAGAGATCGGACTTCGGTTTCTAAAAGCTCCCTCCCTTCAGTACTATAGAGACCTGAAAATACTGCACAAATACCACCCGGAATACTACGTGGACTTGGAACCGAACCAGTCCGTGTTCGTGCGTCATTTTGCCGGAAAATGGGAAGGAAGAATCTCCACCAATTCCCTCGGTCTGAGAGGAACGAAAGAACCGATCCCGAGAAAACCGAAATTGCTCTGCCTCGGAGATAGCTTGGTCATGGGATTCGGTGTCACAAACGAGGATACGTTTTGTTCCCTTTTGGACGGAATCCGATTGAAAGGGATCGAATACCAAACCTTGAATTTAGGCGTGGATGCCTACGGCTCTTCGGGCTCCTATCTTCGTTTAAAGGAAATCGTTTCCCGACTAGATTCCGTTTCGGAAGTATTGTTTTTTATTTCTCCTAACGATTTTGACATGCCGGAGGCTCTGGCCGCAAAGGGAATTCTTCCCGACGATCAAACGGACGCGATACGGGAAGCGGATCAAAATTACAGAAGAAATTTCAGAATCCAGTTCGAGTTGACCAAACATTCCTACACTTTGCAGGCGCTGAAACTCGCGTGGGAACAATTGAACGTGACCGCCGCCGTTACGAAGGCGAGCATCGCGAAGGAAATCCGATCGGCCGGATTTTCCTCTTCCTCCAGCGAGGACGAGACCATGGGATCTTATTTGAAAAATTCCTTTTATCGTCCGCCTCCTCGTCAGAATTGTTCCTCCGAATATGCAAAAGTTCCGGCTGCTATGCTTTCGCCCGTTTGTCCGGAACCGGTTCCTGCGGACATTCGTTGCGAAGATCATCCTCCTTCGGGTTCCGAACTGCAGCCTTTGCCCGAACTGACGCGGAGGAGCTACGACGGAATGATCAGGCTTGCGAAAGAAAAGGGATTCCGTCTTGTGCCTGTTATCGTTCCGATCCAGGTGGAGGAGATTTTCTGCCACACGAACGGAAAATACCATAAACTGGAAAACTACGCTCTCCGAGCTTCGGCTTACTTTGAAGGGAAAGGGGTTCCCGTACTTCGTTTAAAAAACGATACGAAACGGATGTGCAGAATCGAGCCGGGCGGGCACAGAATCGGAATCTTGGATTATTATATTCCTGAGGACGGCCACTTTACGAAGATCGGGAACAAATGGTTGGCGGACTCGCTGGCAAAACATCTAGAGGAGCCGCCCTTTGCTCTTTAA